Proteins encoded by one window of Monoglobus pectinilyticus:
- a CDS encoding PAS domain-containing hybrid sensor histidine kinase/response regulator has translation MSKQKRKNKLKKVVMFIICAFSIFLSTFSIFSTYQLHQTASMIYNHPYTVSNESRAMRSRLLDMKSFLLNIVAEPSWEIDNVQQLLNGRYNMQYNAIEIITNQYLGPSEDTIQLLNAMNDLKNTQNDSLPLILPMTKEETALYVEQNIYPKYDAVDAALTKIIAFADQKIKGLEKHSANTATTAILSSLLLTIFLPAYFLFAFWRERKNIREIQYREHLFDILSSNVDEVFLIYNKEHAELEYVSNNCQRVLGIKERSIFKETDSLLNLIINEDKTDFMEFIKPTGTTSSKSVEFRMKNPSGQVRWILAQSFPQISQDKIVRYIVSLSDRTEKIIKEQALKDALINAQNANAAKQNFLSRMSHEIRTPMNAIIGMTTIAGAYIEDRKRVEDCLEKIGYSSKHLMTLINDVLDMSKIDEGKMTIAHEIFNLESVAESITSIIYPQAAEKGITFSMPLIDLTDTILIGDSLRLNQILINLLSNAIKFTPPGGSIRMEIRQIQKKNGRIRLRFTVSDTGIGMSEEFVKRIFLPFEQENTSASNQFGGTGLGMSICKNLVTLMDGTISVNSELEKGSTFKVELDFDTAESKEEKSSYNHRVLEALKVLVADDDRDCCIHTTLLLENLGIKSKWVMTGAECVDEVLSAHKVGEEYDVCLIDWKMPDMDGIEVTRRVREFVGPNTTIIIITAYDWSSIEQKAREAGANAFLSKPIFASTLYNTLLTVTGIERAIKNNKDNQPNPVLNGLNVLLAEDNELNREIAVELLKMTGMKIDCVSDGKEAVERFTTNGDDYDIILMDVQMPYMNGYQATEAIRKSGHPKAKTIPIIAMTADAFHEDMVKAGEAGMNGHLAKPIDSEQLYKMIESSVSAKS, from the coding sequence ATGAGTAAGCAAAAAAGAAAAAACAAACTCAAAAAAGTAGTAATGTTTATAATTTGTGCATTTTCTATATTTCTATCCACATTCAGCATTTTTTCTACTTATCAGCTTCATCAAACAGCTTCAATGATTTATAACCACCCTTACACTGTCTCAAATGAGTCTCGTGCAATGCGGTCACGTTTGCTGGACATGAAAAGTTTTCTGTTAAATATTGTCGCGGAACCTTCATGGGAGATAGATAATGTTCAGCAATTATTAAACGGCCGTTATAATATGCAATATAATGCAATTGAAATTATTACCAACCAATATCTTGGACCGAGTGAAGACACCATCCAACTGCTTAATGCAATGAATGACCTAAAAAACACTCAAAATGATTCACTGCCTCTTATTTTACCAATGACTAAAGAAGAAACAGCTTTATATGTAGAGCAAAATATATATCCTAAATATGACGCTGTAGACGCAGCGCTAACAAAAATCATTGCGTTTGCGGATCAAAAAATTAAAGGTTTAGAAAAACATTCCGCTAATACAGCAACCACAGCTATCCTTTCTTCTTTATTACTCACTATCTTCCTGCCGGCTTACTTTTTATTTGCTTTTTGGCGTGAAAGAAAAAACATTCGCGAGATTCAATACCGCGAACACTTGTTTGATATTCTTTCTTCCAACGTAGATGAAGTTTTCTTAATCTATAACAAAGAGCATGCAGAATTAGAGTATGTCAGCAATAACTGTCAGCGTGTTCTCGGTATAAAAGAACGCTCTATATTTAAAGAAACAGATTCTTTGTTGAATCTGATTATCAATGAAGATAAAACTGATTTTATGGAGTTTATTAAGCCAACTGGAACAACGTCAAGCAAAAGCGTTGAATTCAGAATGAAGAACCCATCCGGACAAGTACGCTGGATTTTGGCGCAAAGCTTCCCTCAAATCAGTCAAGATAAAATAGTTCGCTATATTGTTTCTCTTTCTGATCGAACTGAAAAAATTATTAAAGAACAGGCTTTAAAAGACGCCCTGATAAACGCTCAGAATGCCAACGCTGCAAAGCAAAACTTTCTTTCTAGAATGAGCCATGAAATTCGGACGCCAATGAATGCGATAATTGGAATGACTACTATCGCGGGCGCCTACATAGAAGACAGGAAGCGCGTAGAAGACTGTTTGGAAAAAATCGGATACTCATCTAAGCATCTCATGACACTTATTAACGACGTTCTTGATATGTCAAAAATTGATGAAGGAAAAATGACTATCGCCCACGAGATTTTTAACCTGGAAAGCGTGGCTGAATCAATCACATCAATCATATATCCGCAGGCTGCAGAAAAGGGTATAACATTTTCAATGCCTTTGATAGACCTAACCGATACAATATTAATTGGAGACTCGCTTAGACTAAACCAAATTCTGATTAATTTGCTATCCAATGCAATAAAATTTACGCCGCCTGGCGGCTCAATCCGCATGGAAATACGGCAGATACAAAAGAAAAACGGGCGTATACGTCTGCGTTTTACAGTAAGTGACACCGGTATAGGCATGAGTGAAGAATTTGTAAAACGTATATTCCTTCCTTTTGAGCAAGAAAACACTTCCGCAAGCAATCAATTTGGAGGCACAGGTCTCGGAATGTCTATCTGCAAAAATTTAGTTACGCTTATGGACGGGACTATCTCGGTTAACAGCGAATTAGAGAAAGGCAGCACTTTTAAAGTCGAATTAGACTTTGATACTGCAGAATCTAAAGAAGAAAAGTCTTCATACAATCATCGAGTACTGGAAGCATTAAAAGTTCTTGTCGCTGATGATGATCGTGATTGTTGTATCCATACTACATTGCTTCTTGAGAATCTTGGAATCAAATCGAAGTGGGTAATGACCGGAGCAGAATGTGTTGATGAGGTTCTGTCAGCACACAAGGTTGGAGAAGAATACGACGTATGTCTTATAGACTGGAAAATGCCGGACATGGATGGTATTGAAGTGACACGCCGTGTTCGTGAATTTGTAGGTCCTAATACAACGATAATTATTATTACTGCTTATGATTGGAGTTCTATTGAACAAAAGGCTCGAGAAGCCGGAGCCAACGCATTCCTTTCAAAACCTATATTTGCTTCCACACTTTATAATACGCTGCTGACTGTAACGGGAATTGAAAGAGCAATAAAAAACAATAAAGATAATCAGCCAAATCCCGTTTTAAATGGTCTCAATGTATTGCTGGCAGAAGATAATGAGCTTAACCGTGAAATTGCTGTTGAACTTTTGAAAATGACAGGTATGAAAATTGACTGTGTAAGCGACGGAAAAGAAGCTGTAGAACGCTTCACAACAAACGGTGACGATTATGACATAATTCTTATGGACGTGCAAATGCCTTATATGAATGGATATCAAGCAACAGAAGCTATTCGAAAATCCGGACATCCCAAAGCTAAAACAATTCCTATTATTGCAATGACAGCAGACGCATTTCATGAAGATATGGTAAAAGCAGGCGAAGCTGGAATGAATGGGCATTTAGCTAAACCAATAGACTCTGAACAGCTTTATAAAATGATAGAATCTTCTGTCTCGGCAAAGAGTTAG
- a CDS encoding AraC family transcriptional regulator, with amino-acid sequence MNSDFKLINGLNIYKLNNSINTKGHIHEQLEICQVIEGSQKIKIKDNEYILNTGDTAIIFPEYLHSYSTCDNIKSKILILKYEPEIYKQVCPNIHILKQKNYKISQNTAGDKSKMIFNQILTQTDNIILLSCSMILLSDLIESIDLVQTNKLGSLNLTCKILKYIETSFNNDITLKDISHKFGVNPHIITNIFSDKLNTSFNIYIGMLRSEHAAKLIRSTQLPLTVIGELSGFGSSRTFNRVFKKNFNITPKEYRTLHKKTSAM; translated from the coding sequence ATGAATTCAGATTTTAAACTTATAAACGGTCTTAACATTTATAAATTAAATAACTCTATAAATACTAAAGGACATATTCATGAACAGCTTGAAATTTGTCAAGTCATTGAGGGTAGTCAAAAAATTAAAATTAAAGACAATGAATATATTCTTAATACAGGTGATACAGCTATAATATTTCCGGAATACCTTCATAGTTATTCTACATGCGATAACATAAAATCAAAAATTTTAATTTTAAAATATGAACCCGAGATATATAAACAAGTTTGTCCAAATATACATATACTGAAACAAAAAAACTATAAAATTTCCCAAAATACAGCCGGTGATAAATCAAAGATGATATTTAACCAAATCTTAACACAGACAGATAATATTATATTATTAAGCTGCAGTATGATATTGTTATCCGACTTAATAGAAAGTATAGATTTGGTTCAAACAAATAAACTGGGTTCTCTTAATCTAACGTGCAAAATATTAAAATATATAGAAACAAGTTTTAATAACGACATTACTCTCAAAGATATATCTCATAAATTTGGTGTAAATCCTCATATAATAACAAATATATTTTCTGATAAACTAAACACTAGCTTTAACATTTATATTGGTATGCTTAGATCTGAACATGCCGCAAAGTTAATTCGCTCAACACAACTGCCTCTTACTGTTATCGGTGAATTGTCGGGTTTCGGAAGCTCCCGCACATTTAACAGAGTATTCAAGAAAAATTTCAATATAACACCAAAAGAATATCGCACTCTACATAAAAAAACGTCAGCTATGTAA
- a CDS encoding AraC family transcriptional regulator, whose protein sequence is MSNEPYYELNTKDIRIIHNKREVKFLPHIHNSVEIIYLFSGIQHLIINEQTYILNTGEAVLIPPGYVHSCFRIDSEENNKYNKNAEFVSIIFKSQRIQEFKEFFDNYTFNQYKIYKNQIDDFMSQIFKYMIEDFSEIRQFFYCTIAVKKLINQLEPIPINNNNIKISNEYKIISYIEEHYRENITLDTLSKELYINKFTVSKIFSEQIGVNFRTYLGIIRSNIAAKLIRSTNDSLENISTMSGFSSVRTFDRTFYNNFRITPREYRKKLIIK, encoded by the coding sequence ATGTCAAACGAGCCATATTATGAACTCAATACAAAAGATATTCGTATTATTCATAACAAACGCGAAGTTAAATTTCTGCCTCATATCCATAATTCAGTTGAAATAATATACTTATTCAGCGGTATACAACATTTAATTATAAACGAACAGACATATATTTTAAATACCGGAGAAGCTGTACTCATACCTCCTGGATATGTGCACAGCTGCTTTCGAATAGATTCTGAGGAAAACAACAAATATAATAAAAACGCCGAATTTGTTAGTATCATTTTTAAATCACAGCGTATACAAGAATTTAAAGAGTTTTTCGATAACTACACCTTTAATCAATACAAAATATATAAAAATCAAATAGATGATTTCATGTCACAAATTTTCAAATACATGATAGAAGATTTTTCTGAAATTCGTCAGTTTTTCTACTGTACAATAGCAGTAAAAAAACTCATTAATCAACTTGAGCCAATCCCAATTAATAATAATAATATAAAAATCAGCAATGAATATAAAATAATATCATATATCGAGGAACACTACCGTGAAAATATAACTCTTGACACACTATCAAAAGAATTATATATTAATAAATTCACTGTTTCTAAAATTTTTTCTGAGCAAATCGGAGTTAATTTCAGAACTTACCTAGGCATAATAAGAAGCAATATTGCTGCAAAATTAATCCGAAGTACCAACGACTCACTCGAAAACATCAGTACCATGTCTGGTTTTAGCAGTGTACGCACCTTTGACCGAACATTTTATAATAATTTCAGAATAACTCCCAGAGAATACCGTAAAAAACTGATTATAAAATAA